A genomic stretch from Oryzias latipes chromosome 24, ASM223467v1 includes:
- the prep gene encoding prolyl endopeptidase, whose amino-acid sequence MIYRIISKALLNTPNLLYILRHSRKLTSKMAFQYPQAYRDEAVVDTYHGSKIPDPYSWLEDPDSEKTQAFVNAQNQLTLPFLEGCEVRDLFKERMTELYDYPKYSCPFKRGNRYFHFYNTGLQNQSVMYVQESLEAEPTVFLDPNTFSDDGTVALRGYAFSEDGEYLAYGTSASGSDWVEMRFLRVDGALPLEDHLERVKFSCMSWTHDGKGLFYNSYPDQEGKSDGTETSTNIHQKLYYHLLGTPQSEDILCAEFPDHPKWMSGAEVSDDGRYVLLSIREGCDPVNRLWYCDLQKSPEGITGLLPWVKLIDNFDAEYEYVTNEGTLFTFKTNLDAPRYRLININFDSPEQTNWKELVPQHDKDVIVFATCTYSSFLFVCFLHDVKNMLKMYRLSSGEELRTFPLDVGSIVGFTGRKIDSEIFYYFTSFLSPAIIYHCDLTKDPLQPRVFREVTVKGFNPSDYQTTQIFYPSKDGTQIPMFIVHKKGIKLDGSHPGFLYGYGGFNISITPSYSVSRLIFVRHLGGVLAVANIRGGGEYGETWHKAGMLANKQNCFTDFQCAAEYLIKEGYTSPSKLTINGGSNGGLLVAACVNQRPELFGCAVAQVGVMDMLKFHKFTIGHAWTTDFGCSENKQQFDWLIKYSPLHNIRVPEGSGVQYPAVLLLTGDHDDRVVPLHSLKYIATLQHIVGRNPKQTNPLFILVDTKSGHGAGKPTSKVIQEVADTYAFIARCLNISWVK is encoded by the exons ATGATTTACAGGATAATTTCAAAAGCCCTTCTAAATACACCGAATCTTCTATATATTTTACGCCATTCCAGAAAGCTAACCTCAAAAATGGCTTTCCAGTATCCGCAGGCTTACCGTGACGAAGCAGTA GTGGATACCTACCATGGCTCGAAGATACCGGATCCATACAGCTGGTTGGAGGACCCGGATAGTGAAAAAACCCAG GCCTTCGTCAATGCTCAGAACCAGCTGACTTTGCCCTTTTTAGAGGGTTGTGAGGTGCGAGACCTCTTTAAGGAGCGCATGACTGAACTGTATGACTATCCCAAGTATAGCTGTCCTTTCAAACGGGGAAACAG GTACTTTCACTTCTACAACACAGGTCTTCAGAATCAGAGTGTGATGTATGTTCAGGAGAGTCTAGAGGCAGAACCCACAGTCTTCTTAGatccaaacacattttctgatgatgggacTGTAGCTCTGCGAG GCTATGCATTCTCTGAGGATGGCGAATATCTAGCGTATGGCACCAGTGCCAGCGGATCCGACTGGGTGGAGATGCGCTTTCTACGTGTTGATGGTGCCCTTCCTCTGGAGGACCACCTGGAGCGGGTCAAGTTTAGCTGCATGTCCTGGACTCATGATGGGAAGGGTCTTTTCTACAACTCCTACCCTGACCAGGAGGGGAAAAGTGACG GCACTGAGACTTCCACAAACATTCACCAGAAGCTGTACTATCATCTTTTGGGGACGCCACAGTCTGAGGACATCTTGTGTGCCGAGTTTCCCGACCACCCCAAATGGATGAGTGGTGCAGAG GTATCAGATGATGGGCGCTACGTCCTGCTCTCCATCAGAGAGGGCTGTGATCCCGTTAACAGGTTATGGTATTGTGACCTCCAAAAGTCTCCTGAGGGTATTACAG GGCTTTTGCCATGGGTCAAGTTAATCGACAACTTTGACGCAGAGTACGAATATGTGACCAATGAAGGCACTTTGTTCACTTTCAAAACCAACCTGGACGCCCCGCGTTACCGACTCATCAACATCAACTTTGACTCTCCTGAGCAAACCAACTGGAAGGAGCTCGTCCCTCAGCACGACAAAGACGTCATTG TGTTTGCCACATGTACATACTCCAGCTTTCTGTTCGTGTGTTTCCTCCACGAtgtcaagaacatgttgaagaTGTACCGCCTGAGCTCAGGGGAGGAGCTGAGGACCTTTCCTCTTGATGTTGGCTCCATTGTGGGTTTTACAGGACGAAAAATAGATTCTGAGATCTTCTACTATTTTACATCTTTTCTGTCTCCAG cTATCATATACCACTGTGACCTAACAAAGGATCCGCTGCAGCCTCGAGTATTCAGAGAGGTTACCGTCAAAGGATTCAACCCATCCGACTACCAGACCACCCAG ATCTTCTATCCTTCCAAGGACGGCACTCAAATCCCGATGTTTATTGTTCACAAGAAGGGAATCAAATTGGACGGCTCCCATCCGGGTTTTTTGTACGGCTACGGTGGCTTTAACATCTCCATCACACCCAGCTACAGCGTCTCCCGCCTCATCTTTGTCCGACATCTGGGGGGAGTTCTGGCAGTGGCCAACATCCGAGGGGGAGGAGAGTACGGGGAGACCTGGCATAAAG ctggTATGCTTGCAAACAAGCAGAATTGCTTCACCGACTTCCAATGTGCAGCTGAATATCTCATAAAGGAGGGCTACACGTCTCCATCCAAGCTGACTATAAATGGAGGCTCTAACGGTGGCCTTCTCGTTG CGGCCTGTGTCAATCAGCGACCTGAACTGTTTGGTTGTGCCGTAGCTCAGGTCGGCGTCATGGACATGCTGAAGTTCCACAAGTTCACCATCGGCCACGCTTGGACCACAGACTTCGGCtgctctgaaaacaaacagcagtTCGATTGGCTCATCAA ATACTCTCCACTGCATAACATCCGTGTCCCAGAAGGCAGCGGGGTCCAGTACCCTGCCGTTCTGCTGCTCACAGGAGATCACGATGACCGGGTGGTGCCTCTCCACTCCCTTAAATACATCGCCACCCTGCAGCACATTGTGGGCCGCAACCCCAAGCAGACAAATCCCCTGTTCATCCTCGTGGACACGAAGTCGGGTCACGGTGCCGGCAAACCCACCAGCAAAGTCATCCAGGAGGTGGCTGACACGTACGCCTTCATCGCTCGCTGTCTGAACATCTCCTGGgtcaaataa